From the genome of Naumovozyma castellii chromosome 7, complete genome:
TAATAGATTTGTCTCTTTATTAGTATACTATCAATTTTTGTGTGCTGGgtaattttccaagattgaagaattacgatattatatttatctCCGTTAGCAACAGTCAATGATTAATACGTTCAGATCTTATTACATTATTTACAGTTCATAATAGTATTATATAGGGCTATGGAGGCATCACTTAATCATAAATTGGCAAAATCAGAAGCACGTAGGGCAGCAATAGTTTCTTGGATTTTGGCACTCATCTTTGGATCAGCTCTAATTCTTTTTTGAATCTTTGCGGCTTCTGCAAACGTAGTTGCTTGCaacttttcttcaaaagttcTGGCCAAGGTAGCTGCACTTTCAAATAACTCAATAGCTTCgtcaatatcttcttgttgtAACTTCAACTGGCCAAGACTGATCTTTGCTTGTTCAGATCTTGGATCTTCCTTTACTGCCTCTTCTAATAAGGAAGTAGCTTCGACAAAATTTTCTACAGTTGGTGTTCTTACCAATAAGGTCGCCTTACCAACTAATGGAGCAATACCCACATGAACAGCatcttgtttcttctctAATTCGATCGCTCTTTCATATTCCTTCAAAGCGGCGTCAAAATCACCTTTGTCAGCTAAGATTTCAGCATAAAAATTTGGTACTTCTGAAGAGTTAGGGAACTTTCTTCTTGCCTCACTAAATAATGTTTCACAATCATCGAATTTATTTTCACGATAAGAAAGACATGCTAATTGAATATATGGGAAAATGTTTTCAGGATCTAATTCCTTGGCCttatcaaaatcttctCCGGCCTTTTCGTATTGTTGTGTGATAAAATACATTTGACCACGATGATAGTATAGTGCAGCGTTCTTGTCGTCCAATTTCATAGCCTTTTCATAGTTAGCGAAGTAATTATCGGTATCCCCTTTATCAGCAAGAATTAATGCCATATAAATATAGGAGTTAATTCTTGGATGTAATTCTAATGCTTTCTTGATATCTTCGTGCGCTTCTAATGgattatttttcaagaatttaaagataCCTTGATGTTCTAATGCAATTGCAGTCTTTTCCTTAACAGTTTCGTCATCCGGAGTTTCACTCAATTGCTTTAAGAAGTATTCAGTTGCTTTGGTAAATGATAAATCAGCGGTTTCATAACCTTCCGCAGTACATCTatataaattctttaacccattcaataattctttatcacCTTCACAAGTGTCATCATAATTGGCAAAACTTAGTTCTGGTTTAAAAATACCAAAGAAAGAGGTTAACGCAGTATTTGAAGGTAATTGACTTTTCTTATCAGTAACACCTAGTTTCGTGTTTAATACAAACATTGCTTGTTGgttcaaatttctttctaGAATTGGTTCAATTGATGCATCACTCATATCGGTATTCAATGAACAGACAGATAAATCGAACATAGCATCACCGAAATTCcctaatttttcataagCATTAGCTCTTCTCACTAAAACTTTCGAGTAATCAGGTCTCAAGGCTAAGGCTTTAGTAGCCATTTCAATAACTTTTTCATAGTTAagtaaagaagaataaCAGGCAGAAATGTTAGAATAGTAAACAGGATCCTCTTTCAAAGAGAGAGCAAAAGTGTAATATTTGATtgcattttcaaaatccttttttttaaaaagaGCATTACccttctctttcaatgCTCCAGCCCATTCCTCTTTTGTCTTGTCGTTTAATAGGTCCACATCACCCAAAACAGGTTCTCCGTTTGCATCAATGGGGTAAATTGGTGGttcttcctttttcttctcttcctcAGTGACTGACTTCTTACTCTTCTTAGTCTTCTTTGCTGGTTTCTTCTCATGTTGCTGTTGTAATTGGGCATAGTACATATAGGCACCAACAGCAGCAGTTCCCGCAGCAACAGTGGCAATAATGGCGGTCTTGTTTCTGGAGATGAAGTCCCTCATAGAATTGTTAGAGCTCATCGTTGCCGTGTCTGACTGAGTAATTGGTCTAAGAAGGGCAACGTTCAAAACTGTCTTTCCTATATTTGTGGTGAGCTTTTCTCTCTTTGTCCGACAATTTTAACGGTTGTCGAGATCCCAGTAGGGTAACGCAacatgaaattgaaaaattatttattactAATGCGATGAGATGAGTTGACATTGATCATTTCACCTCTCTATTCTGAACAAATAGGGCTAGTGAAGATCTGAGAGGTAACACTAGCGGCATGACTGATCAATCTGCTCAAGAACTGTGTCAAAGATGCAAAAAGGATGAAGTAACTGTGAACTCTAGGAAGGAGAAATTTTGCAGCAaatgttttcaaaagttcATCACGTTAAAACAAAGAAAGCAAATGATGTCTTCCGATTATTACAGAGATATATTCAAGATGTTATATAAAGATAAAGTCAGGACAGCGCAGGAGGCAGAGCAGcaaaatttggattctcGAATCCTGGTTCCGTTATCGTTTGGTTCTTCGTCATTGGTCCTATTAGATATATTGAATGACACTTTAACTGAGCAATCTCACCAACATAAGGGGAAGACTGGGTTTTCTGTAGATGTATTAACATGCTATAGACACGAGGAAGATCTTGTACAAATTAAGGAAAACATAAACTCATTAAGGGAAAGGTATCAAGTTAATAAgggaaaaattaatttccaTGTATTATCACTAGATTCGTTTTTCAACTCATGTGGTAATGAATTACAACAAATTGTTTTACATTACCAGgaattttcatcaatgggGGCGGATGTCACTAATTTCGATACCATTGatcaattattgaaaaaatgtCCTAATAGGAATAGTAGCGGTGATTTGCTATACTTCATTACCAGACATGTAGTAAAGAAATACACATTGCAGCATGGTTATAAGGCTATTCTTTGGGGTCATTCCATGACGAGGTTAgctgatgaaattatttcattggTGGTTAAGGGAAGAGGTGCTCAAGTGGCTACATCATTGGACATGCATTCATTTGATTCCGTTTATGGcaacaaatttaaaaattcttaTCCATTGAAGGATATCTTATTAGATGAAGTGGATGCTTATTTATACATTGCTGGTTTAGACCAATTGGTGATTGGATACGATGCAAGGGATTCATTGTTGATTAATAAGGTAAAGCAGGATAACAGTCATAAGAACATTAGATTAGTACGGAATATGACAATAAATGAATTGGCTAGAAAGTATTTCAATGACATTGAAGGtgattattcaaatattatttctacTGTTCTGAGAACTGGTGATAAATTGGCTGAACCTGAATTTAATCAAGGAGGggaaggaaaagaagaaagtggtAAATGTTCCCTATGTTTGGGTAATTTACATTCCGATGCCTCGAAATGGTTACGATCTATTGCTGTCATTCAAGGATATCcgattgaaaatgaagaggaGAGGGAATTTTATGAAAAATGGTCACAATCTGCTGTCGGGATAGAGAATGCAgaatatatgaaattgaaagattcGATATGGGAGAATGGTACTTATGTCCCATTGTGTTATGGTTGTATTATTACGATGAACGGTATAAAAAATAGAAATGTGAAATGGCctaaatttaataatacagAATTGAATGATGTCTTGAATGAATATGTTCTTTCcgaagaagatgaggaCGAGATAATAAAGGCACACTGATTGGATTGCGCATATTGTTAAGGGAGATAGAGGTGATTGAAAAAAGCATTCGGTAATAGTCACTTGTAGCCGCtaattcattcattgaaaagatcATTATGGTTTAATATTCTATACTATAAGATAATAAAGTTACAATCTAAGTAAATAAGTAAACACACGgcttaattaattattttatctAATGCTTCAAGCTCTCTTATGCAAGATATTTAGTAGTTCATTGGATGCActaaaattattttgaatgtGTGAGTTTGATGGGAATGAATCAATCAATCCGGATTCAGGGTTGGCTTGCTGTTGTTCATTACTAGGTTTCTTATGTAACATGCTTAGTAACTCATTAGATGCAGTGGAATATTGTGCCCTGTTCTGGTTATCGTATAAATTTTCTGGGATGGTATTTTGCA
Proteins encoded in this window:
- the TOM70 gene encoding protein channel TOM70 (ancestral locus Anc_2.152), yielding MSSNNSMRDFISRNKTAIIATVAAGTAAVGAYMYYAQLQQQHEKKPAKKTKKSKKSVTEEEKKKEEPPIYPIDANGEPVLGDVDLLNDKTKEEWAGALKEKGNALFKKKDFENAIKYYTFALSLKEDPVYYSNISACYSSLLNYEKVIEMATKALALRPDYSKVLVRRANAYEKLGNFGDAMFDLSVCSLNTDMSDASIEPILERNLNQQAMFVLNTKLGVTDKKSQLPSNTALTSFFGIFKPELSFANYDDTCEGDKELLNGLKNLYRCTAEGYETADLSFTKATEYFLKQLSETPDDETVKEKTAIALEHQGIFKFLKNNPLEAHEDIKKALELHPRINSYIYMALILADKGDTDNYFANYEKAMKLDDKNAALYYHRGQMYFITQQYEKAGEDFDKAKELDPENIFPYIQLACLSYRENKFDDCETLFSEARRKFPNSSEVPNFYAEILADKGDFDAALKEYERAIELEKKQDAVHVGIAPLVGKATLLVRTPTVENFVEATSLLEEAVKEDPRSEQAKISLGQLKLQQEDIDEAIELFESAATLARTFEEKLQATTFAEAAKIQKRIRADPKMSAKIQETIAALRASDFANL
- the NCS2 gene encoding Ncs2p (ancestral locus Anc_2.154), which codes for MTDQSAQELCQRCKKDEVTVNSRKEKFCSKCFQKFITLKQRKQMMSSDYYRDIFKMLYKDKVRTAQEAEQQNLDSRILVPLSFGSSSLVLLDILNDTLTEQSHQHKGKTGFSVDVLTCYRHEEDLVQIKENINSLRERYQVNKGKINFHVLSLDSFFNSCGNELQQIVLHYQEFSSMGADVTNFDTIDQLLKKCPNRNSSGDLLYFITRHVVKKYTLQHGYKAILWGHSMTRLADEIISLVVKGRGAQVATSLDMHSFDSVYGNKFKNSYPLKDILLDEVDAYLYIAGLDQLVIGYDARDSLLINKVKQDNSHKNIRLVRNMTINELARKYFNDIEGDYSNIISTVLRTGDKLAEPEFNQGGEGKEESGKCSLCLGNLHSDASKWLRSIAVIQGYPIENEEEREFYEKWSQSAVGIENAEYMKLKDSIWENGTYVPLCYGCIITMNGIKNRNVKWPKFNNTELNDVLNEYVLSEEDEDEIIKAH